CGGGTTTCCGGAAACCCATGCCCGGGAACTGGAGGCCAATGTTTCTTTTCGAAGCCAACTCAAATCCTTGGCCGAGGACGGCTTGCCCGTGTACGCCGAATGCGGAGGGTTGATGTATCTGGGTGAACGGCTGGATTTAAAGGAAGGCGCTTTTGGCATGGCCGGCGTTCTACCAGCAGTTTTCGGCTTTTCCAGACGGCCCCAGGGCCATGGCTATACCATCGTGCGGGTGGAACGGGACAATCCTTATTACGCGCGGGGCACCACGCTCCTGGGCCATGAGTTTCACTATTCCAGCGTAAAGGAATGGAAAGGCACATCGCAAAATTTGGCCTTTTCCATGCAGCGAGGCAGCGGTTTCATAGAAGGCCGCGACGGCGTCTGCATCAACAATGTCCTGGCCACGTACACCCACATCCATGCATTGGGCACGCCTGTCTGGGCCAAAGCGCTGGTCGACCAGGCGCAAACCTATCGACTGCGCGTCTCCCAACGTTAACAGCCCCCTTTTAACAAAAACGGCTTCTACAGCTTTCTTCTTGTTTGCCAGTAAAGTGCCGATTGCCGGCGAGAGAAGCGATGGATGAGGGACGTAGGAGGACGGAAGAAAAAAACGGAGTCCTGCCACCCGTGGCGGCAGGACTCCGTTTCATATTGGGACTATAGAAAAGCCGGAACTACTTTTTCTTCGGGTGACACTTGGTACATGCCTGCGGCGCGGCCTTGGTCTTGTTTTTCTTGTTGTAGTCCTTATGGCAGCCAATGCAGTTGGCGTGGAGGGCTTCGGCGTGATACTCCAACTCTTTGGCGTCGATTTCCTTTTTGGACGCCTTGGCGGCCTTCATCTCTTTTTTCAGTGAGCCGGGCATCTGTCCGGGAAGCTTGTGGCAGGTGATGCAGCCCTGCACATCGTCTCCCGCCTTCAGATTGTTGAGCGGCTTGCCCTTGTCGTCATGATGGCATTCGCCGCAGCCAATCTTGTACTCCTCGTTGTGCTTCTTGTGGCTGAAGTCGACAATGGCTTTTGTATGCTTCTCGTAAGCCTTGTTTTCCATGTGGATCACATCGTCCACCGCCGTAGCGGCGTAGACGGCCCCGGCGGCGAACATCAGCGCCACACATACCGCTGCCAGAATAATTGTACGTTTACCCATAACCTCCACTCTCCTTATTTAAATTGGTTAACGCCCCAAATCACTCCGCCTGATTTTTCTACCAATCCTGATGGCCTGTGTCAATGGGAATCATGAATCATTTTTATAATGTATTTTTAGATAGTTATTGAACAGGCGCGGATTGATGCGGCTGGTCCGGTCAAAGTCCGCAATTATTTCGAGTCCCGGCACCAGGGCCCTGACCACCGGAATTTTCAAGTCTTTGCGGGTCAGGTCTACATAAATGGGCTCAAATCCGTTGGCCGACAAGGTTTTCTCCACCCGAACCGAATCCTTTTCCGGCGAACCGGTGGAAACGTCCGGCAGCGATTCGAATTGCAGCCAGGGCAGATCGGGAAGGGCAGGGGCAGAGGGCGGCCCCATGGGATAGGGGTAGGGCGTTTCGGTAAGTGCTGACAGTACCGCCTGCCTGCCATTCAGGTTGGCCCCGCTGCCCCGGACTACGGTCCCGTCCCGGTGGGTCACGAAGCAGCTGCAGCAGGGGATGCCGAAAGCCGGACTGATATCCTGAAACTGCAGGTGGATTCCTCGCGCCCGGTAATCCTCAACCAATGCGCCGATCCGTTCGTCCTCGGCATAAACCCGAAAGCATCGCGAAGGGTGAAACGGGTTGACCGCTTCGCTGTCCCGTTCGATCAGTTCGTAAAGGGCGCTGAGCCGGGCCTCGGCTATGATGTTTCCCGATGCCAGCCCGGTAGAGCCCAATCCGGAAAACAGAGCGCGTTCATCCAGGTTGCAGAACAGGTAGACGCATTGCACCGGCACCCACACCGGCGAAAATCCATCAAGGGTCACCCGCTCCCCTTCCATCCAGTAAAGGGCTTCGTCCCGGTAGGGAACTTCCAGGCAGAGGCTGTTGGGGTCCAGCAGCGGATAGCCCTCGGCGGCCAGCCGGGACCGGCGGCCATGGAGGAGCGGATGGGGTCGAAGGGTTCCCGTGATGCCGGACTCCGCGACCCCGGCAAAGGAGGAACAGCGCTCGACCACTTCCATGAGACACGACGCCCGGGCCGCCTCCAGGGACAGCCCGCGGCCGTAGGAAGTCTGTACACCGGAAAGGGTATAGGCCAACTCGCCGCTGTTCACCTGGTGGGAAAAGCGCCATTTGCGCATTAGAGCGATCGGGCTCAATGAAGACTGATGGCGTAGCTCGCCGCCTTCGAAAAGATCCAGGGCTTCGAGGGCGGTAAGGGCGCGGTCGATGGTTTCCTGCAGGGGCGGCCGGGTTCGGCCGGGAAATTGCGAATCCGGCTTCGAGGCCTCAATGATGGCTTGCAGGTGGGCGCCTTCCGGCAGCGGCGGCTCGTTGCCGTCCACACCGTCTACGGGAAAGGCGAGGCCCGTTTTTTCCGGGGGCGGCAGGGGGCGATGGCACGTCAGGTTGGCGCGAAACAGCGCGGCCCACTGCCGGTGAAGGGCCTGATCGGGCAAAATTTCGGATCGCAGATCCACCAGGGGGGTCGCATCGGCAAGGATCTTGATTTCACGGCGCTTGAATTGATTGCGCAGCCCGGGCAGGTGATCGTAAATCAGGGCGGCTTCCAGCAGCAGCGCCCGGATGATCGGGTCGTCGCCGGTCTCGGATCGCAATAATTCCTGAACGGCATCCAGGTCCATCGCCGCGATGCATCCAAGCAGATAATGATGCATGAAAGCATCGTTGGGATGTTGCTGCAGGTAGCGCACTCCGTCCGAAAATGTCGTTGGGTTTTGGGGAACCGGGGCAAAAAAACCGGTGCCGGCGGCTGTCTCCTCAAGGGATAGCCGGTACCGCAAAGATGCTGCCGAATGGGTCATGAATCTTTCGCACCCTCGGTTTCGGCGGTGCTTTCGGTGGTGGTTTCGGCCGGCTTCTCTTTGCGGCCGAAAATCCGGGCGCCGATAATGCTGATTTCGTAAAGCACCATCAACGGCAGGGCCATCATGATCTGGGTGACCACATCCGGCGGCGTCAGGATGGCGGCGCCCACGAAAAAGAGCAGCAGGGCGTATTTGCGGTTTTTCTTTAAAAAGGGAACGGAAACGATGCCCAGCTTGGCCAGAAAGGTGATCACCAGGGGCAGTTCGAAAACCAGCCCGAAGGCCAGCAACAGCTTGGCCGAAAAACTCAAGTATTCCTTCATGGAGGGCATGGGCCGGATGGTTTCCGTGGCAAACCCCAGGAAAAAATCGAATCCGTAAGGAAAAACGATGAAATAGCCGAACAGGGAGCCCCCCACGAAGAAGATTGTGGAAAGCAGAACGATGGGCACCAGCAGTTTCTTCTCCTGCTCATACAGTCCCGGAGCGATGAACATCCAGAACTGGTAGATGATCACCGGGGAGGCCAGCATGAGTCCGGCAAGAAAGGAGACCTTGAGGAAAGTGAAGAACGCTTCGGGCAATCCGGTATAGATCAGGGTTTCCCCCTGTTTCATCACCGAAATCAGCGGTTGGGTCAAAATTTGAAACAGCTTTTCCTTGAACCCGTAAGAGATCGCGAATCCGACGCCGACGGCGATGAAGCTGGTGATCAGCCGCTTGCGCAACTCCTCGAGGTGTGCGGTAAAGGGAACTTTGTCTTCCGTATCCAGATTGGCCACGTTACTTATTCCTTGCCTGTTTTAGACTCCGGCTCGGAATCCGTTTCAGTGGGTTCGCTGTCGACCGGGGCGGCCTCCGCGGCATCGGCTTCGCTTGGATTGCGGCGGTCGAAGGCCGCTTTGAGTTGCTCCATGGAATCGCCGGATTGGGCGGCATCGTCTTCCTCCGCCATCTCTATCTCGGCCTCATCGGCAAGCTTTTCGTCCTCCACAGCGGCCTCTTCACCCGTATCTTTGGCAGGCGTGGTCTTCCCGATGTCGTTAAAAGCGCTCTTGACCTCTTTGAGTTCCGAGTCGATCTGCATGCTCTCCTTCAGATCGCTGGTCGCCTTTTTAAATTCGCCCATGGCCTTTCCCAACGACCTGGCCAGATCCGGCAGCTTCTTGGGCCCGATGACAATCAGGGCCACCGCCAGAATGAGGATCATTTCCGGCATTCCGATCCCGAACATGAATATCTCCTTTACCGCGATAAAAATGCGTTCATTTCAAAAAGAGAAACAGTACTGGTTTTAAAGGGGGGTGTCAAGATAAGAGGATGCTGTGAAATCATTGGAACGGTAGACAATATCAGTTGTCCTGAATCGCTGCGCTCACCTTGCTTTCGGGGTCCAGCACCAACAGGTAGAAGTTGCCCTTGTGCTGCATGTGGCCGGCAGCTATTCGGGCATAGGGACCGTTGCCCCAGAAAATGTCCACCCGCCCCGGCCCGCGGATGGCACCGCCGGTGTCCTGGTTGAGGGCAAAGGCGGAGAAGTCCATCCAGCGGTCGATGCGGCCGGTGCCGTCCACCACCGGGATCTGCGTCTGCAGAAAAGCCGGGGCGGCCATGGGAAAGACCCGGCGGTCCACGGCCACCGATCGAGCCGGCGTCAGATCCACACCGATGGCGCCGATGGGCCCGGAAGTTTCTGTTTTGAAAAAGACGTAGCTGGGATTGTAATTGAGGATGGCGTCCATCTCCTCAGGGTGGGATCTAAGGTAGTCCCGGAGCCGCTGCATGGACATCTCTTCGGCGGGGATCTTGCCCTGGTCGATGAGCAGGCGGCCAATGCTGCGGTAAGGCCTGCCGTTGGCCGCGTGGTAGTGGACCCGGATGAAGCCGCCCTCGGCCAGATAGATCCGGCCCGAGCCCTGGATCTGGAGAAAAAAGAGGTCGATACGATCGTCCACCCAGGCAAGGGGCGGTGCCAGGCGGCCGAAGTCCGCATCCGCCTCGATGGCCTGCCGGTCCGGGTAGGGCACCACGGTATCGCCCTGAATCCGGCCGACGATGCGCTTGCCGGCCAGGGCTTCGGAAAAAGGAGTCAGGTCGATGACCATCAGGTCGCCGGGCCGGGCATAAACCGGATAGCGGTAGCGCGCGTCGGGCTTCAGGCTGCCCTTCAGGTGAGGTTCGTAATAGCCCGTGAAGAGCACCCGTCCACTCTCGGGGCCGCCGGTGGACCGGTACACCCGAAAGTTTCGGGCCATGAAGCGGTTGACCTCTGCCGGACTTGGCCGCCTTTCCACCAGGGCCTGCAGTACTTCCAGCGATCGCTTCAGATGGCGGGCATCGTATGTGTCTATGCCGAAACGGAACGTGCGCTCGGCAGGCACCCGCTGAAGATATTCGATGCTCTTGCCGATGCCGTGGCTCAGGTTGTCCAGAAAAAACCCGTCCGAAAAATCCGGATAATCGTCAACCGCCAGCCGGACCAGTGCCGGCTCCGTGGACGGGGCCGGACGCTGAAACCAGGCGCATCCGGCCAGCAGCAAAAGGACGGCAACCAGAAGAAGCGTCCGAAAAAAGGAGGTGCGTTCAAAAAGGATCATCGGTCATCCATGGGACGGGTGAAGGTGCCGCTCTTGCCGCCGGTTTTTTTCAGCAGGCAGATGTCGGTGATGGTCATGGCCTTGTCCACGGCCTTGCACATGTCGTAGAGCGTCAGGGCCGCTACGGATACGGCGGTCAGGGCCTCCATTTCCACGCCGGTCAGATCGTTGATGCGGGCTGTTGCTTCGATGCGAATGGTATGGGCGGCTGTGTTGGGGAAAAAATCGACCTGCACATGAGTCAGATTCAAGGGGTGGCACATGGGGATCAGATCGGCGGTCTTTTTGGCGGCCATGACCCCGGCGATGCGGGCGGTCTCCAGCACATTTCCCTTCGTGACCGTGCCTTCCTGAATTTGGGCAAACGCCTCTTCGCTCATGTGAATCAGGGCCTGGGCAACCGCCGTGCGCCGGGTCGGGGTTTTGGCCGTTACGTCCACCATGCGCACCCGGCCCTTATCGTCAATGTGGGTCAAATCGGGCATCTTTGTTCCTTTTCAGACGAAGAACTCGGTTTTGGCCGTGACCGTCGTCTTAATCGCGTTCAAGGTCTCACTCAGCGTTTCGATGACGTGCTCCCGGATATCCCCGGCTACCACCAGCAGCATGACGTCGTCCCCGATGGACAGGTCCCTGTCAGCCGCAATTTCCACCTGGATATCGACAATTCCCGGTCGGGATCGCTGTCGGCTGAGCACCTGCTCCAGCCGCTCCCGGTCCACGGCCACGCGCAGGCCCGTCACCTTGCGTCCGTCCCGTGAGGTGCCCCGCACCACCCCGTTATGGCATAAAATCATCCCCACCCGGTCGTAGTCCGAACGCTGCTTGATTTTGGTGATCAGGCTGTCAACCTTCATGGTTTCAATGGCTCCTTTTCGAATTTTTTTCGCAGGTTTTCCGCCAGCACCAGATCCTCGGGCGTGTTGACATTGAAAAAAGAGAGCAACTCCGGATCGGCCTGGCGCAGTTCGGCCTCGTCAATGACCTTTAAGCGGACCTTGCGAAACAATCCCTGGATTTTGAACCGATCACGCTCCAATTGATGTGCCATGGCCGGCAGGCAGGTCTTCCTGTAAACGGCAAACAGCGGCTCGAACCCGTCCGACGTGGAAGGGATGACGATGTCGGCTTTGGGTTCGATGTGCTCCAACACACAGCGGATCAGCGCTTCTCTGGCAAAAGGGGTGTCGCAGGCCACGAAAAACGCGGTTTCGTGGGCGGCGGCGAACAAACCGGCATGCAGGCCGTTCAGCGAACTGCGCTTTGCAAAGTGATCGCTGACGATCAGGGCATCCACGTCCATGTAGGCCGACGGGTCGTTGGTCACCAGCACCACCTGATCGAACAACCGGCAGAAGACGTCCATCAGGCGATCCACGATGCGCTTTTCACCGATTCGGATAAAGGCTTTGTTCTGTCCGCCAAACCGTTTGTTTTGTCCGCCGGCCAGAATCACGCCGGTGCATGCTGCGGCCATAAAACGCTCCCGGCATGGATGGGTTGAGGAAGCTTTTTCATTCAGGCGACCCGAAGATGTGCTGTCCCGAACATAAAAAAAACCCGGTGTAAAAGCAAGGCTAGTGCCCATCCAGAAATAGGAAAATTTGGTCGAGATCGAGGCGCACGGAAAATTTTACCACAGGCATATAGTTGATATTCCGAGGATAAAATTTTTCGCGCAACAAAGATATCGGGCAAATTGGCCATTTTTGGATGGGCACAAAGCGATTAAGCGATTCCAACTTGCCTCGACTCCGCTCATGGGGTAGGGTTTTGCATCCCGACGTTGGAAAACGACACACCCCTTTTTCAAATGAGGAGAGGAAAAAATGGGAGTCCACGAACACCGCAAGGCAGCGCCAAAAACAGTCGGCCTGGGAATCTTGTCGGTATCCACCACCCGTTCCATCAAGGACGACGAAAGCGGCCAATGGATTGCCAAACGGGCCCGCAAGGAAGGGCATGAAGTCCGCCTTCACCAGGTGGTCACCGACGACATCGCCGCCATCCGCGAGGCGGCCTTGAAAGGCATCCGGCAAAACGATCTCCAGGCGCTTTTGGTTACCGGCGGCACCGGCATCACGTCCCGGGATGTAACCATCGAAGCCCTCAAGCCGCTTTTCGCCAAGGAGATGCCGGCCTTTGCCGCTATCTTCGCCCAGCTCAGCTACGAAGAGATCGATTCCGCCGCCATCCTTTCCCGCGCCGCCGCCGGCGTGATCGGCACAACGGTGGTATTTTGTATGCCCGGCAGCAAAAAGGCCTGCCAGTTGGCCTGCAAAGCGCTGATTTTTCCAGAACTGGGGCACGTGGTCGCCCACGTCCGGTAACCAATGATGGGTTTTCTTAAGACCGACCCAATCCATTTCTGGCGCAGGGTTGCACAAACGGCAACGGCCGTTCTTTTTATCCTCCTCCCCTTGCTCAACGCCAGGGGGTTCCAATTTGTCTGGGGAAATTTCTTAACCATTCATATCGGCAGCCTGACATTCTCGGACCCCCTTGCCATCTTACAGGTGGTGGTCGGCAGCCGCATCATTCCTCCGAAAATTTTCCTCGAAACAGGCCTGGTTCTCGGCATCGCCTTTTTTCTCGGAACGATATTCTGCTCCTGGATCTGCCCCTTTGGATTATTGTCGGAATTGACCCACACGCTTGCCAGGAGGTTCAAACCGGGAAGGATCGACATCAACCTTTTCAAGTCCGGTCCAGCCGCCAAATTGATCCTTTTTTGCTGCGGCGTTGCGGCTGTTTTCCTCTTTTTCCAAGCACCGATTTTAAATCAGGCCTCCCTGCCCTTCCAGTATTCGAATATATTTCAGTACCTGTTCATACAGAGCTATCTTGTCGGGGCCGCCTGGATATTGATGGCGATTTTATTCGTCGAATTTGTTTTCTGCAGGAGGCTGTGGTGCCGCTGGGTCTGCCCCCAGTCCGTTCTCATCGCCCTGGCGGGGCAATGCAATCCTTTCGTGCTGAAAGTGCGTTTCCACCCAAAAAGATGCCTTTTCGCCAAGGACTCGCCGCCATGCCAAACCGCCTGCTCCCTCGACCTGGACCCCAGACGCCTGAACGGAACAAACCGATTCCAATGCACCAATTGCGGAGATTGCATCGATGCCTGCAGAAAAAAAGGCAACGCCCTTGATTTCGGTTTCAAAGCGACCGAAAAAGAATAACAGAGCTTTACATGGCAACGTCTTGAACACAATGGATACGAGAACACGAAAAACGATGGGCATGACGGTCAAGGATCTCCAGGCCACGGTGGACCGCTGGATTCAGACTTACGGCGTGCGCTACTTCTCGGAAATGACCAACCTAGCCGTACTCATGGAAGAGGTCGGCGAACTGGCCCGGCTCATGGCCCGCACATACGGCGAGCAGAGCTTCAAAGGAGCCAGGCCACCGGCGGATCTGGGCGATGAAATCGCCGACGTGCTTTTCGTTTTGACCTGCATCGCCAACCAGACTGGCGTGGATCTGGAAAGCGCCATGATCCGAAATCTGCAAAAGAAAACCGACCGGGACCGGGACCGCCACCGCGATAATCCAAAATTGAAGGCATGAGCGCCCAGCACCGAGCGCCTTCCATCCATTTAAAAACAAAGGTACATTGATGAACGAATCCCAGACCTTTCCGCATTTCAGCCCAGGAAAACTCTTTGTGGGGCCCGGTTCATCGGCCGACTTGGTCCGTGAAATACCGGGCAACCCCGTTTACCTGGTCGTCACGGATCGGGGACTGAGCCAGGCGGGCATGGCAGCGCGCCTCACCCGTATTCTCGAGCAGGAGGGAAGGCGCTTTCATGTTTTTGATAACGTGGTCTCGGACCCGCCTATGGAGGTTGTTGCGTCGGCCTTTGAAACGGCAAAGCAAAACGAATGCAGTGCGGTGCTGGCTCTTGGCGGTGGAAGCTCCCTGGATGCCGCCAAGGCCGTTGCCGTGAGAATGAAACACGACGTTTCTTTAAGGGACTATGGCAACGGCCGGCTGGTGAAAGGGCCGATTGCGCCGCTGTACGCCATTCCGACAACCGCCGGAACCGGATCGGAAGCGACACGGGTGGCGGTGATCACCGACGTTGAAAAAAAAGAGAAAATGGCCATCCGCGGCGATCATCTGACGCCCCTGGCCTGTGCCCTGGACCCGGACATGATCGTGGGCATCCCCGCCAGGATCGCCGCGGAAACCGGTGCCGACGCCCTCACGCATGCGATCGAGGCCTTCGTTTCCCGCAACGCCAATAGTATCACCGATGCTCTGGCCCTGGCTGCCATCGAAAAAATCGGGTTGCATCTGCGCCGCTTCGCCCAGGACACGACAAACGCAGCGGCCGCCCTGGAGATGCTGGTGGCCAGCTGCCTGGCCGGCCAGGCCTTTACCAACGCCGGGCTGGGCCTGGTCCATTCCATTGGCGAAGTCCTGGGCTCCCGCTATCACACCAGCCACGGGCTGTCCTGCGCCCTGTACCTGCCGGCGACCATGGCCTTCAACCTGCCCGCCGTTCCGGAAAAATTTACGCAAATCGCCCGGGCGCTGGGTGAGGACGTGAAGGATCTGGCGCCGGAAGAGGCTGGAAATCGGGCCGTTGGCGCCGTCAGAAAACTGTTCGTCGATTTGAAAATACCGTTGACCTACGCAGAAGCCGGCATCGATTTTTCATTGACACCGAAAATGGTGGACGACGTTCTTCCCCAGTTTTCCACTTCATGCAACCCCCGCAAAGTGGATGCCGACGAGGTCGCCGCGCTTTTCAACGCGCCAATGGGATGAAAAATCCGGTTTTCCTGATGCTAACCGCAGGCACTAAAGACGGACCCCGGTCGGGAAAAGGCTTTGATGCAGGGCTTCGATCAACGTCGGGTCCGTTTTCAAGGGTTGGTTGTCAAGGCTGAGCCCCGGCACAACCCCCATTAGAGCGTTGGTGACCAGCACCGCATCGGCATGATGCAGTACCTCCGGCCGGATGGGTTCGTCCAGGATGGAAAAGCCCTGCACTGCAAGGCGCTGACAGATTTCGGCCTGCATCACTCCCGGCAGAACGTATGGTGATGACGGCCGGTTCGCCGTCCGGCCGGAAACGACCAGAATGTTGGCGGTGTTGGTTTCCGAAATGGTGCCGTCGGGATTGAGGATAAGCGCCTCGTCGGCCCCCTGCTGCCGGGCCCAGGCGCCAGCCTGATGGTAAAACAGATAGTTCAGGCTCTTGTGGTCGGCCAGGGGTGTCATGCGGGGGTGCGGAAAGGTGGCCAGGCGCAGGCCTTTTGTGCCAAGGACCTCCAGGCGATGGATATAGGGACGGGCGGATACCAGAAGGGTGTTGTTGATACTGTCCGAACTTTCTTCGCCGCGGGTGGCCAGGATCTTAACCGCCGCAACGGCATCCGCCAAACCATTTTTCTCAACCACTTGGGCGATGACATCCGTCCAGGTGACATCGGGCGGCATAAAACAGAACAACGCCTCCCAGGAGCGATTGAATCGATCCACATGGGCCTGGAGGCGGCAGGCACGGCCCTTTTCCACCCGTACGGTTTCAAAAATTCCATATCCGTATTGCAGCCCCAAATCGGCCACTGGCACAGTCGCCCGGCTTTGGGGAAGGATGCGTCCGTTTAACCAAACAAAAGGTTCGCCTTTGTTACGCTCCCTTGACGATCCCTTGGCCCCCTGAAAGACCGACATCAAAGTGCGGCCCTTGTGAAGGGTTTCCTCATATTCGTCTGCCGGGTCGGAGTCGTAGACAATCCCCCCGCCCACGGAGAAAATGAGGCGGTCGCGGACGATCGTGGCCGTGCGGATGGCGATGGACAGGTCCATGGTGTCGTGAAAGCCGATGTAACCGATGGAACCGGTATAAATGTGCCGGCGGCAGGCTTCCAGTTCGTCGATGATCTCCATGGAC
This window of the uncultured Desulfosarcina sp. genome carries:
- a CDS encoding cytochrome c3 family protein, whose translation is MGKRTIILAAVCVALMFAAGAVYAATAVDDVIHMENKAYEKHTKAIVDFSHKKHNEEYKIGCGECHHDDKGKPLNNLKAGDDVQGCITCHKLPGQMPGSLKKEMKAAKASKKEIDAKELEYHAEALHANCIGCHKDYNKKNKTKAAPQACTKCHPKKK
- a CDS encoding YcaO-like family protein; this translates as MTHSAASLRYRLSLEETAAGTGFFAPVPQNPTTFSDGVRYLQQHPNDAFMHHYLLGCIAAMDLDAVQELLRSETGDDPIIRALLLEAALIYDHLPGLRNQFKRREIKILADATPLVDLRSEILPDQALHRQWAALFRANLTCHRPLPPPEKTGLAFPVDGVDGNEPPLPEGAHLQAIIEASKPDSQFPGRTRPPLQETIDRALTALEALDLFEGGELRHQSSLSPIALMRKWRFSHQVNSGELAYTLSGVQTSYGRGLSLEAARASCLMEVVERCSSFAGVAESGITGTLRPHPLLHGRRSRLAAEGYPLLDPNSLCLEVPYRDEALYWMEGERVTLDGFSPVWVPVQCVYLFCNLDERALFSGLGSTGLASGNIIAEARLSALYELIERDSEAVNPFHPSRCFRVYAEDERIGALVEDYRARGIHLQFQDISPAFGIPCCSCFVTHRDGTVVRGSGANLNGRQAVLSALTETPYPYPMGPPSAPALPDLPWLQFESLPDVSTGSPEKDSVRVEKTLSANGFEPIYVDLTRKDLKIPVVRALVPGLEIIADFDRTSRINPRLFNNYLKIHYKNDS
- the tatC gene encoding twin-arginine translocase subunit TatC, which codes for MDTEDKVPFTAHLEELRKRLITSFIAVGVGFAISYGFKEKLFQILTQPLISVMKQGETLIYTGLPEAFFTFLKVSFLAGLMLASPVIIYQFWMFIAPGLYEQEKKLLVPIVLLSTIFFVGGSLFGYFIVFPYGFDFFLGFATETIRPMPSMKEYLSFSAKLLLAFGLVFELPLVITFLAKLGIVSVPFLKKNRKYALLLFFVGAAILTPPDVVTQIMMALPLMVLYEISIIGARIFGRKEKPAETTTESTAETEGAKDS
- the tatA gene encoding twin-arginine translocase TatA/TatE family subunit, with translation MFGIGMPEMILILAVALIVIGPKKLPDLARSLGKAMGEFKKATSDLKESMQIDSELKEVKSAFNDIGKTTPAKDTGEEAAVEDEKLADEAEIEMAEEDDAAQSGDSMEQLKAAFDRRNPSEADAAEAAPVDSEPTETDSEPESKTGKE
- a CDS encoding MltA domain-containing protein; translation: MILFERTSFFRTLLLVAVLLLLAGCAWFQRPAPSTEPALVRLAVDDYPDFSDGFFLDNLSHGIGKSIEYLQRVPAERTFRFGIDTYDARHLKRSLEVLQALVERRPSPAEVNRFMARNFRVYRSTGGPESGRVLFTGYYEPHLKGSLKPDARYRYPVYARPGDLMVIDLTPFSEALAGKRIVGRIQGDTVVPYPDRQAIEADADFGRLAPPLAWVDDRIDLFFLQIQGSGRIYLAEGGFIRVHYHAANGRPYRSIGRLLIDQGKIPAEEMSMQRLRDYLRSHPEEMDAILNYNPSYVFFKTETSGPIGAIGVDLTPARSVAVDRRVFPMAAPAFLQTQIPVVDGTGRIDRWMDFSAFALNQDTGGAIRGPGRVDIFWGNGPYARIAAGHMQHKGNFYLLVLDPESKVSAAIQDN
- the moaC gene encoding cyclic pyranopterin monophosphate synthase MoaC; this translates as MPDLTHIDDKGRVRMVDVTAKTPTRRTAVAQALIHMSEEAFAQIQEGTVTKGNVLETARIAGVMAAKKTADLIPMCHPLNLTHVQVDFFPNTAAHTIRIEATARINDLTGVEMEALTAVSVAALTLYDMCKAVDKAMTITDICLLKKTGGKSGTFTRPMDDR
- a CDS encoding molybdenum cofactor biosynthesis protein MoaE — translated: MKVDSLITKIKQRSDYDRVGMILCHNGVVRGTSRDGRKVTGLRVAVDRERLEQVLSRQRSRPGIVDIQVEIAADRDLSIGDDVMLLVVAGDIREHVIETLSETLNAIKTTVTAKTEFFV
- a CDS encoding molybdenum cofactor guanylyltransferase is translated as MAAACTGVILAGGQNKRFGGQNKAFIRIGEKRIVDRLMDVFCRLFDQVVLVTNDPSAYMDVDALIVSDHFAKRSSLNGLHAGLFAAAHETAFFVACDTPFAREALIRCVLEHIEPKADIVIPSTSDGFEPLFAVYRKTCLPAMAHQLERDRFKIQGLFRKVRLKVIDEAELRQADPELLSFFNVNTPEDLVLAENLRKKFEKEPLKP
- a CDS encoding molybdenum cofactor biosynthesis protein B; this encodes MGVHEHRKAAPKTVGLGILSVSTTRSIKDDESGQWIAKRARKEGHEVRLHQVVTDDIAAIREAALKGIRQNDLQALLVTGGTGITSRDVTIEALKPLFAKEMPAFAAIFAQLSYEEIDSAAILSRAAAGVIGTTVVFCMPGSKKACQLACKALIFPELGHVVAHVR
- a CDS encoding 4Fe-4S binding protein, with protein sequence MMGFLKTDPIHFWRRVAQTATAVLFILLPLLNARGFQFVWGNFLTIHIGSLTFSDPLAILQVVVGSRIIPPKIFLETGLVLGIAFFLGTIFCSWICPFGLLSELTHTLARRFKPGRIDINLFKSGPAAKLILFCCGVAAVFLFFQAPILNQASLPFQYSNIFQYLFIQSYLVGAAWILMAILFVEFVFCRRLWCRWVCPQSVLIALAGQCNPFVLKVRFHPKRCLFAKDSPPCQTACSLDLDPRRLNGTNRFQCTNCGDCIDACRKKGNALDFGFKATEKE
- a CDS encoding nucleotide pyrophosphohydrolase, whose translation is MGMTVKDLQATVDRWIQTYGVRYFSEMTNLAVLMEEVGELARLMARTYGEQSFKGARPPADLGDEIADVLFVLTCIANQTGVDLESAMIRNLQKKTDRDRDRHRDNPKLKA
- a CDS encoding iron-containing alcohol dehydrogenase — protein: MNESQTFPHFSPGKLFVGPGSSADLVREIPGNPVYLVVTDRGLSQAGMAARLTRILEQEGRRFHVFDNVVSDPPMEVVASAFETAKQNECSAVLALGGGSSLDAAKAVAVRMKHDVSLRDYGNGRLVKGPIAPLYAIPTTAGTGSEATRVAVITDVEKKEKMAIRGDHLTPLACALDPDMIVGIPARIAAETGADALTHAIEAFVSRNANSITDALALAAIEKIGLHLRRFAQDTTNAAAALEMLVASCLAGQAFTNAGLGLVHSIGEVLGSRYHTSHGLSCALYLPATMAFNLPAVPEKFTQIARALGEDVKDLAPEEAGNRAVGAVRKLFVDLKIPLTYAEAGIDFSLTPKMVDDVLPQFSTSCNPRKVDADEVAALFNAPMG